A stretch of DNA from Halobaculum sp. XH14:
GAGCGAAAACGTATCGACCTGCCGTTCAAAAAATGCCCACGTTCGTTTACCCGTGCTCGACCGGAATAACACCGTCATTCGTCCCGTCAGGTGCTGAAACGGTGTCTTACGTCCGCGATGTCGGCGTCGTCACTCCGCCGGACGGGTCGCGTTCGCTCCGATCCCGTTCGGCGGGCTTACCGCCGATAGCCACCGTCTATCCCCCGGAACGGTCGAGTATCTGAACGAACCATCGCTCGGCGGGGCCGCGAGGGGCCGCCGGCGTCTCACGCGCGGGTCGTGGCGACGAGGATAGTCCCGTCGAACGGACGGTAGGAGGGCTGAAACCCGGCATATACAACCCGACCCGTCAAGCGGACGCTGTCGCAACGCGGGAGGTATGGACCGTCGGACGCTGCTTCGTGGAGCGAGTGTCGTAAGCATCGGCGTCGCCGGCCTCGCGGGGTGCTCGTCGCCCCAGGACGGCGAGGGGCTGGGCACCGAGACGGACGCCGGCGACGGAACCGAACCCGCGACCGGAACGCCGACACGAACCGCGGAGGAGACGTCGACGGAGACCGACACCACCGCGGGGGAGGCGACCGACACCGCGACCGGGGAAGGGACGGACACCGAAACGGGGACCGAAACCGACGCCGCCACCGGGACCGAAACGGGGACCGGAACCGAAGCGGGAACCGAAACGGCCGGCGGTGCGGGCAGCTACGAGTTCACCGGGGTGGTCGAGGCGTGGACGGGCGAGGCTCCCGCCGCGATCGCCGGACGGGAGAACCCGACGCTCCAGTGGCAGGCGGGCCAGCAGGTTGAGGTCAGCTGGGAGAACGGCGACGGCCAGCCCCACGACTTCACGGTGCAGGACGCCGACGGCAACGTGCTCGAACAGAGCGAACGGACCTCCGAGCAGGGCGTGGTGACGACGTTCTCGTTCACGGTCACCGAGGAGATGACGACCTACGTCTGCACGATCCACCCGACGACGATGGTCGGCGAGATCGCGGTGAGCGCCTGAGGACGGATCCTCCACGCGTCGGCGGCCGAAGAAGATCGGCGGGGTGACCCGGTCGGTCCGGGCGTCCGTGCTACAGGTCGGTTCGGAGACGGACCGCGTCGTCGGTGACCCGCGCCACCGTCTCCTCCTGGAGCGGATACGCTCCCTCCTCGTCCGACGCGTCCGCCCAGCCAAGTTTCGCCGAGATGGTCTCGACGATTCCCGGGTCGGGGTCGACGTACGCCGTCCCGTGTCGCACGTCGACGATTCGCCCGACGGTGTCCTCGCCGTACACGACCTCCTTGCCGACGTCGTCCTCGGTGACCGAGCGGTCGGTGTCGTTGTTTTCCATCGCGGGAGACGATTGGTCAGGTGCCGGAAAACCCCCGTGCCCGTATTTGCAAGCGGGACGCCCGTCCGGGGGTCAGTCGACCGACGAGTCGACGAGCGAGCGGAGCCGGGTCAACAGCGCCAGTTTCTCCCCGTCCTCGACGGTGACCGTCTCCGTGCCGTAGTCACAGTCGACGAGTCCGACGTCCTCCAGTTTCGGCAGGTGGCTGTGGAACATCGTCAGCCGGACCTGGTCGTGACGCTCGACGTCGGGGCCCTGGCCCCGCGCGCGGCGCTCCTGCCGGACGACGTCGGCGACGAGGTCGTCGAGGGGCCGTTCGTCGGCGTCCTCGAGCGCCCGGAGGAGGTACCGGCGACGCGGGTGACGGAGGACGTCGAACAGCTCGTCGACCTCACTCGACTCCAGCGTCCGGATTCCTGCAGGCTGGGGCGACGCAGTCCTGTCGGTGTGGGGCATACAGGTGGAGATGGAACCGCCGAGGGATATGCATACAGCCTCAACACTTAGGCACTGCGTGTGCACCGGTAATCCGATCCCACCGACGGACGGCGTTCCGGCGGGACGGCGCGTCGCCTGCTCGTCGAATCGGCGTGGGACGGACGTCGAGTGAACGGCGTGCGTCCGTCGAGGTGTCATCGGGCGCACGGTGAGCGCACCGACCGGCCGCCGGAACCGGCCCGCGACCGCAACCGCCTACGACGAGACCGCGACCTCCGAGAGGAGCTGTTCGAGCACGGTGCCCTGGGCCTTCCGCAGGTGCTGGTGGAACGTCGACCCGGCGATGTCGAGCGACTCGGCGACCTCCTCGCCGGTCGCGCCGCGCGGCCACTCGAAGAAGCCGGCGAAGTAGGCCGACTCGATCACGGTGCGCTGGCGCGTCGTCAGTTCCCCGAGCACCGACGTCCCGAGCGTCCCGGGCCGGGGCGACGGCTCGGACACCTGGCGCTGGGAGACGAACTCCACGTCGGGGTACGACTCCCGGACCGTCCGCAGGACCCGCCGCACGTCGGTTCCCGGCGACAGCTGCACCACGATGTGGTAGTCGCCGTCCCTCACGACCGCCTCGGTGAGCCGGCTCCCGCGCCTCGCCATGATGCAGCTCAGCGGCGGCTCCGAGAGTCGCGACTCGAACCGGACGCGCGCGTCGGTCTCCTCGCGGACGTGAAGCTCGTCCACGAAGTCGAGCCGGTCGGGCAGCAGCCGCAGCGTCTCGACCATCTCCGGCGTCGCGGTCCCGTACTCGAGGTACTCGCCGCCCTCCAGCGGGATCGCGCGCTCGAACCGGATCTCCCCGTCGGCGTCGGGCAGGTCGAACGCCGACGGGAGGTCCCGGAGGCGCAACTCGAGTTCGACCATCTCGTCGTTCGTCAGCGCCCGCTTCCGCTCGAGGGCGGCGATGGCGTGGCCGACCGTCCTGCCCAGCCCGTCGACCATCGCCCGGCGCTCGCCCGCGAACGCGTTCGGGCGGCCGGCGTACACGTTCAACACGCCGTAGCGCGTGTCCTCGTGGCTGATCGGGACGGCGACCGCGGAGCGGTAGCCG
This window harbors:
- a CDS encoding cupredoxin domain-containing protein; the protein is MDRRTLLRGASVVSIGVAGLAGCSSPQDGEGLGTETDAGDGTEPATGTPTRTAEETSTETDTTAGEATDTATGEGTDTETGTETDAATGTETGTGTEAGTETAGGAGSYEFTGVVEAWTGEAPAAIAGRENPTLQWQAGQQVEVSWENGDGQPHDFTVQDADGNVLEQSERTSEQGVVTTFSFTVTEEMTTYVCTIHPTTMVGEIAVSA
- a CDS encoding PRC-barrel domain containing protein, giving the protein MENNDTDRSVTEDDVGKEVVYGEDTVGRIVDVRHGTAYVDPDPGIVETISAKLGWADASDEEGAYPLQEETVARVTDDAVRLRTDL
- a CDS encoding DUF7344 domain-containing protein, coding for MPHTDRTASPQPAGIRTLESSEVDELFDVLRHPRRRYLLRALEDADERPLDDLVADVVRQERRARGQGPDVERHDQVRLTMFHSHLPKLEDVGLVDCDYGTETVTVEDGEKLALLTRLRSLVDSSVD